The following are encoded in a window of Streptomyces sp. Go-475 genomic DNA:
- a CDS encoding response regulator: MVQKAKILLVDDRPENLLALEAILSALDQTLVRASSGEEALKALLTDDFAVILLDVQMPGMDGFETAAHIKRRERTRDIPIIFLTAINHGPHHTFRGYAAGAVDYISKPFDPWVLRAKVSVFVELYMKNCQLREQASLLRLQLEGGGKEADGEAKESAGLLAELSARLAAVEEQAEALTKQLNDESTDAAAVATAAHLERKLTGLRRALDALEPGTGSASSVTSQN, translated from the coding sequence CCTCCTGGTCGATGACCGGCCGGAGAATCTGCTGGCGCTGGAGGCGATCCTCTCTGCGCTCGATCAGACGCTGGTGCGGGCATCGTCCGGGGAGGAAGCGCTCAAAGCGCTGCTCACGGACGACTTCGCGGTGATCCTGCTGGACGTCCAGATGCCGGGGATGGACGGCTTCGAGACGGCCGCGCACATCAAGCGGCGCGAGCGGACCCGGGACATCCCGATCATCTTCCTCACGGCGATCAACCACGGCCCGCACCACACCTTCCGGGGCTACGCGGCGGGCGCGGTCGACTACATCTCCAAGCCGTTCGACCCCTGGGTGCTGCGCGCGAAGGTCTCCGTCTTCGTCGAGCTGTACATGAAGAACTGCCAGCTCCGTGAGCAGGCGTCGCTGCTGCGGCTCCAGTTGGAGGGCGGCGGCAAGGAGGCGGACGGCGAGGCCAAGGAGTCGGCCGGGCTGCTCGCCGAGCTCTCCGCGCGGCTCGCGGCCGTCGAGGAGCAGGCCGAGGCGCTGACCAAGCAGCTCAACGACGAGTCGACGGACGCCGCCGCGGTGGCCACGGCGGCTCATCTGGAGCGCAAGCTCACGGGGTTGCGGCGGGCGCTGGACGCGCTGGAGCCGGGCACCGGGAGCGCGTCCTCGGTGACCTCGCAGAACTGA